In Larimichthys crocea isolate SSNF chromosome XXII, L_crocea_2.0, whole genome shotgun sequence, the genomic stretch ttttagttatttagcttatttatgttgttgtcactgtcactgtctgacATTCTACCCCCaatcatgtactgtatgtaaataaaaaggacaaagaaataCAATCTAATTCATAAAAAGTCACCAGAAGCTGAACGTTATAGTAGTAAAGATGGATGTCATGGTAAAGCTGTTTAATTGCAATAGATTTTCCCGGTGTAACTAATTAGACGATATACATATGTTTGTTGTCACTTCAGTGTCAGAGAAGTTGCGCGTTGCCGACTGACACtgactaaaatataaaatatggatggTGATATTATCCGAGCTGACTGGCCTGTGACAGACGTATCTCCTAATTTGAACACATTGAGGAATGTGATAGTATCTGGGGGAAGGACCCATCATTATCATGGGTTACGCTGAGAAGCGCCTCCTTCTCTGTGAAGCTGTAGGCACATACATCACCATCTGCTCCCATTCACCATGAATGAATGAGTTATAGCTGCTATGGTGCTGTCTACACAAGATGCAGTCTGTTAGTATGAAGCAGAAAGTGTAAGTAGCTCTAATAGGAGGTCAAAGTTGcatgtatatttaatttgattacaTGTGGAATAAACACAGTGTTGTAAGTTTAAGTAAACACAGTGCTCTTCCACATGTTTCATGGTGTGATTTTAATCTGCAGTGTGCAGCTCCTCCTCATGATGTCTTGGGTGTGTCGCCTCCCTGGTGCTTTCCTTCCTCCAAATCTCAGTCTaatctcttttatttctctccaaGGTTTGCCGTAATCATCCCTTCAGGTGGATAATATACAGCCTCCATTCCTTATTACAGATATTCAtccaccaataaaaaaaaaactaaatgaatttGATCCAAatgaaagctttatttttagctttgctTAGCGGCGTGGCTCGAGGGATGGAGATGttgttctgtcagtcagtgGTGGAGTCAACAATTGGCGGATGCTGAAGGAGAAAGGACAGCACATCTGAGCATGCTAATATGtttaatgtcagcatgtttATGCTGAATAATTGCAAGCATGCATGTTGACATGCTACCAGGAggcatgtttgcatttttagGATTTAGATTATAGCACAGTGAAGCCCAGTGGGTCATTGCAACAGCACCAACAGTTATGATTGGCTCTAATTAACATATATcgtgctgtgttgttgttgaatgtctgctgtgtctgttgtggctattttgattgacaggtgggtgcaggtacagatggcttgtttgagcaaccaggtgttATCCAGCttgcctcaggtccacagatgatccacctctttgcccatgTTTtgattagccgggaggtggcaGAGGTAGGACTGCCAAGACTGTCTGTCAAACATCAAATCCTAcagttcccataatgcaactcaatcACATCTTTTATTAGAGCTTTTCTGTTAAATGCACTCATGGAAAATGAAAGACATGAGCACAGGTGACATcattatgacatcatcagggtcatTTTCTTTAGTCCTTAACATCTTGTTTTACTCCACTAGTGGTAAAAAATTGAAATGACAAAATTGGTAAAGAATCCTGTTTCCTGGTGAGTGAAGGGCAGTGCATGAGACTTTTAGTCtagtttacatttgttttgattcCCCCTCATTAACAGATCATGTTCATCAACTTCTCAtagctttataaataaataatgagtaTCATTAATTcactttaaacctttattttcctgttttttctctccctctctctacaCCTCCAgactacaacaaaaaaatcaaaccaacaCACATCAGACCTACAGGCAGCAACATCTGGGATCTTTAGGTGTCAGCCTACAGCAGGTTATCTGCGCTGCTGGCTGATAACGCTAATGAGCACGTTATGAGGATTTTGGAGTGAAATGGTCATTCATCCTGGACTCCTGATGCGCAGCCGGGAGGACCAGCCGTGCGTGTGTAGCGCTGTATCTGAACGTCTCCTCCCCTGTTTCTGCAGTGTTACTGCTTCTCTCGCTCATCGTTTCTTGTGCCAATGCTGCCCACCGCAAGAGTAAGACAAGACTTTCCATTTGcataacaccacacacacacacacacacacacacacacacacacacacacctctttcttGTCTGCCACCACCATCCCTTCTGCTTGATATCCATCTTGTCCTGATCCGTGtactgtgtgtggtttttttgcGTCCTCTCAATCCTTTCACCATTCATTCACGCCTACTCTCATGTGCAGTCCTGTTTTGGTTCTTTGCGTTATCCAGCTCCAGACAGAAAagcaattttttattttttattttttggatgagAGAAACACTCTCAAGACAGCCTTTGACAGTTTTGAAGAATTTCTTGACTGATACAAGCGGGACGAATGAGGACAGAgtcaataatttaatttattatttttacgcATCAACAATCGCACGTAGACTGGAGAGGATAAAGCTGAAAACGcattgtggttgtttttttttctttggaaagCCTTGCGGGAGGTGTCGCCTCGTTGGAACACTGGGAATTTAATAAGAGCAACTAATCCCATAGTGTTAAGTTTGCTGAGGTAAGGGGAGGGGGGTacctgtcagaaaaaaatagagGCGAAGAAGACGTGGAAAAGCTACGCGTCATTTCCAAGACACCAGCGCAACAAGGCAACACCATTACACCAGCCTGCTGTGTGAATGGCACACGGGGTGTCTTCTTCTGTTGAGCTGGTGCAGGGTATCCACGCTGTGACCAGAGTCCAGCTGAGATTCAGGGCTTTCGGTGAGTATCTGTGGGACTGCTGTGCGCACCAAATGGACCACAATGCACAGCAGCCTATTGAGGGGgataatcctttttttttttttttttttaccttgcaTCTGTAATGTCCAGTAATCCGGTTGTCTTAGTACCCATTTGTGTAACTTAACATCTAGAATTGCCTCTAGTCTGCATCAGTGATGTTTTAATTCTGATTTCACTCCACTTGCTTTAATCCACTACTTCAGTTTTCATGGTGATTATAAACTCTCGTTGCATTTTTGTTAATCTGAGATAACCTGTCTGTCTATACAGAGCGATATGAAAGATAAGTTCATCTCCTGAGGCCACAACTTCCACACTGAGCTGACTCACTGACAGCTGCACCCAGGTGAGTAATGCAGTTTGTAAGGATATTAAAAAATAGGGAATATATTCTACAATATGAAGCATACTCCTCCACAGCTGCATGTAAACTAGGGCTACATGTTGGAGATCTAATGTAGATGTCTGTATTTTCTTCTGCTGACACTCAGTTGTTGTTTACACATATTCTCTGCTTCATTgtccttctgtttgtttatttttatgacttttcatTCCCTGGATAGCAGAAATTACATTTATGAGGAGGCTCATTATAAACTGAGACtggcaccatttaaaaaaaacaaaacaccctccCTCACATCAATGTGTTACTCATTATGTACACCCTGAGACCTCTTTGCTTACCAAACAGGAGCACGTTGGAGGATTAAAACATCATAATTTTATTCAGGGTCGgaggttgttgtgtgtgtgtgtgttgttttttagaCGGTTTGGGATTATTAAAAGCTAAATGAGAAACTGCATGAAATGGAAAAGTAGCATCCTGTTGGACTAAATgctgaatggatggatgttaatCAAGAAATTAATGTCAGCAGAGGATTCTAGGTTTGCGCTGATCGAGTCTCAGCAGGGTTTCAAGATTGGAAATTAATAAAGTGAGGTGAAAAACTTTCAGGCTTGGTAGTTGTGTTGATGGACACGGTGGTTCACTGGTTTTTGTAGGTACCTGGTTCGAATCTCCACCTTTTTCTATGTGAAGTGTGcatgtgggttctctctgggtgcTCCGGCTTTAACCTAAttggttaattggtgactctaaattgcccgtaggtgtgaacgTGAGAGGGATGGTTGCAGTTGTGGCTGTTgttgaatggttgtttgtctctatgtgccctgtgattaAGTGGCGACTTGTCGCCTTACACCTTAAGTCAGCGAGGACAGGCTCCAGCcctgaccctgatgaggataagcggttatagaaaatggatggatggttgtgTTGATTAAAAGCTGTGTAGATACACGAGAGAGAGTACCTCTAATAGGAAGTTTCACGTTGCTAAAGCTCGTTGCTACCTGCTGATTTCAGTGATGAATGTATGTAACGGAGTACGGCACCACGATGACACCCTTTGTCTCTGTAGTATTGTCAAAAGGCGTGTTTTATTCCTGTATTCCCACCAGTTGGAGAGTTAGCTCTTACCATAGAAACGTCACCCACTCAAAATTTGTGCAGGATTGTGTGCCAGATGAGAGCAATACTATACAGCACTACATGATATGatgtgatatgatatgatgtgatgtgatgtgatgtgtgaaggACACAATCTTGTACTCTTGTCTCCTATTTAATGAACTTCTGAGTCATCTTAAAGCTTTCAAAGCCTCCAACTCCCTGCATCAGGAATTTCTGAAATGTCTTTGTTGAATATGGATGAAACCTCCTTTTGAAAACCAGGCGGAGGGTCACATGTTTCCTGCATTGCCGTGCTCCTCGTTGCTGAtcttgctgatgttttttttttctcaatctgATCAGCAGACAGGTGTTTCATTGTTGCACAAATACAATTTGTCGGCCATTTATTTGTATCCTAAAAGAGTAACCCAAGCATGGAAACTTCAATTTCTTACATCTTTGCGTGCACTGCTTCACACTCAAACCTTTGATGGAGAAATGTGCACGTCCTGTGATGTGGCCCGAGTGAAGAATGCAGCTTTTCCTCTGCTGCATGTCAATGAGAGCACGTGCCGTACGTAAAAGCATCGTCAAATCTCTCCTGCTGCAGGTAAAGGCAGCCTATTTTTAAGGTGGAAATGGTCTTAAAAGTTTAATTAGGAAGCACCAGATTACATTGCTTGgcatttttccttctcttttctctctgttcacaCTGATGCAGATGTAAACCCCCCGCCCGGACAGCACTGATGCTATACTCTCTGAATTGTTCACTCAAGCTGTTGGTGGCCATGCTGCTGCCAAGAGCACCACTGTGAAATTCTTTTAAGTTGTCCCCTGGCATAGTTTAATGGCTTAcattagaaaaaaagtgtttactatatatttttttttagcattaaaCAACAGATTACAGACTACACATTGGTATCTTATAGTACCTTTATCAGTAGCAGGTTTTGGCTGCCTAAGAGCAACTGCTctgctgttcttttgtttttactcgTTGCCAGTGAAGATTATTTTTGGAAACCCATGTAACCTGACAGTACACAGTGGACTGAGTCAGTTTTTTCCCTCAATACTACAGGTGCAGAGGGTAACATTTCTACTGCAGCTCCGCTTCTACAAAATGACCACATTATATGTGTAGGAGTTTGACAGAGTAGTTCAATACGAGTGACTCAACGATTAGTCGATGCCAACATTTCTGGCTTTCAAACCAACCAAAACCGATGGATCCCACGTCATTTGCATACAAAAGAGTATGACTGTGAGTACTTTTGTGATGTTAAACCTTTAGTTGAAGAGGTTACTTCAAGAATAGGACTTCAACGCAGTGAATGTGACGATCTCACTCATCCTCCAcacaaattcatttttcttctctcttccagAGGTTTGCATAGACCTTCACATGAGACGTGGCTTGAACTCCGGCATCAGAAGACCCCGAGCCCAATCATGTTTCTGCACAAGCGTATCCTGAATTTAACTCCGTCTTTCACGCCATGTATGTTCATCTCCATGCTGGTTCTTCTCCCAGGCGTCACTCATTTCTCCCAGGGCAGCGCCAGCCATGAAGATGCTGGCGGCACACCAGGCAACTGCTCCAGTAAAAATAACTGCTCCGATGGTGTCGTGCTGCCCATGTGGAACCCTCAAAACCCTGCGGTGGGAGACAAGGTGGCACGTGCCATTGTTTACTTTGCAGCCCTCATTTACATGTTCCTGGGGATGTCCATCATCGCGGACCGCTTCATGTCTTCTATCGAGGTCATAACCTCTCAGGAAAAAGAGATCACCATCAAGAAACCCAACGGCGAGACGACGACGACAACTGTGCGTATCTGGAACGAGACAGTATCCAACCTGACTCTGATGGCACTGGGCTCATCTGCACCAGAGATCCTGCTGTCTGTCATCGAAGTGGTCGGCCATAATTTTGAAGCTGGGTCTTTGGGTCCCAGTACTATCGTGGGCAGCGCAGCGTTCAACATGTTCATTATCATCGCTATCTGTGTCTACGTGGTGCCAGAAAATGAAGTCCGCAAGATAAAGCACCTGAGGGTGTTTTTCGTCACTGCTGCCTGGAGCATGTTCGCCTACGTCTGGCTCTATCtcatcctgtctgtgttctCCCCCGGAGAGGTGGAGGTTTGGGAGGCTGtcctcaccttcttcttcttccctctttgtGTGCTGCAAGCCTGGATTGCAGACCGACGTCTTCTCTTCTACAAATACGTCCATAAGCGCTATCGTGCCGACAAGACCCGTGGAATCATCATCGAGTCAGAGGGAGACGCCATGTTCACCAAAATGGACTTGGAGATGGACGGCCAGGGTGTGAACTCCCACACTCACCCCAAAGAGGCTCTTGATGGGATGCTTGAAGgggtggaggaaggtggagggaTGAGTGCGGAGCAAGATCAAGAGGAAGAGGCCCGACGGGACATGGCTCGCACACTTAAGGACTTAAAACAGAGGCACCCAGAAAAGGACATGGAGCAGCTGATTGAGATGGCCAACTACCAAGTACTTGTCCAACAACAGAAGAGCCGGGCCTTCTATCGCATTCAAGCCACGCGCATGATGATCGGAGCTGGGAACATCTTGAAAAAGCATGCCGCTGACCAAGCCAGGAAGGTGGTGAGTTGCCATGAGGCCAGCGGCCAAGAGGAGGATCCAAACACCATCTACCTGCAGTTTGAGCCCTCTTACTACCAATGCTTCGAGAACTGTGGCTCACTAAAGCTGTCAGTGACTCGGCACGGAGGAGAAAGCGGCTGCACTGTGAAGGTGAGAAGAAGTAAAGGCAGAAATATTGTAAATGCTCAAGGTGAATTTAAAATCAACTTTACCAGCTTGAGGcattgaaaatattaataattcagaactttattttaaCTCCAGACACTGAATATTTAATCTGTCTTTGCTTGTGGCCGACAGGTGGATTACCGTACAGAGGATGCGACTGCCAACGCCGGCTCAGACTATGAGTTTGCTGAGGGCACTTTGGTCTTCAAGCCTGGCGAGACAACAAAAGAGTTCACTGTTGGCGTAATTGATGATGATATCTTTGAAGAGGATGAGCACTTCTATGTGCGCCTAAGTAATCCGCGCATCGTGCACCGAGCTGAGGTCTCCGTCCTGGAGCCGAGCTCCATCACCTCCAGCAACAGCACGGTGGGAATCTCTTCCCACGTTCCTCCAAAGGCAGCCCTGGGCAACGCTCACACCGCCACGGTTACCATCTATGATGACGACCACGCTGGCATTTTTACATTTGAGAATAACTCCATGAGGGTCAGCGAGAGCGTTGGCAACATGCAGGTGAAGGTTCACCGGACGTCCGGGGCGAGGGGGAAGGTGGCGGTGCCATACCACACCGTCGAGGGCACCGCCAAGGCAGGGGAGGACTACGAGGAGGTGTCCGGCAAGCTGGAGTTTCAGAACGACGAAACCATGTAAGTGCCAGTTCTTCTTCTAAGTGATGTCTTGTTGATGCTTCTCATTACTTGATCAAACATCACAGCCCACACGTTGGTATGTTAAACAGTCCAGCTAGATTACTGTAAATTATCTATTCTGGGAAAGGATAAAAGGGCTATTTTAATGAGTCATGGATATGTTTGCTCTGAGAAGTTTAGATCTTTCAGAGGGATGACGTGGGAGGATAAGAGGATATAATTGTGAGGCAGATAATGAAACATTGTGGCCgatgtaaaagaagaagaagaagatgtcaAAGCAGCTTTCTGTGAATGAGTTAACACGCAGCCCTTTTGGGATTTCTATGGAGTTTCTATGGGAGTTCATTGTAATGCAGAGCAGTGAAAACTccactgcagaaaacaaaagggAATGCATGTTAGAGACAAAGTAAGGgggtaaaaagaaaatcagacagGTGACTTACACAGCAGCGAGGAGGGAGATGAGAGCTGAGCAGGTGCATGCGATGAATCCTGTGTGATAATTTCAACAAAAGGTTTCATGGAGGCACCAGCAGAGAGGCAGATAAAAAGAGCTGAGAGGAAGGCTAACAGAGAGAGCAGTGAAAGTGTGATGTTTTCCCCCTCAGCTTTTTCTCTTCAACGATGTGTGGAAGGGTACGGAGAGACGAGTACACTTGTAATGTCTGTTTTATGATTTGATGAGGAAAAGACTTGGCAATTATCCGCAGCgggagatttttcttttcttttttctcttttagcttagaaaaaagaaaatgcccCTTAACCGTTTCAAGCTCATCACAAAATGATTTACAGCGCAccaaaggacaaaacaaaaggaataaaaatgtgtcagatgaaTCCGTCTGTGTGAGGACGATTTCAGGGcttgtgtgtaggtgtattGTGTAGGTCGGGCCGAGTGGGAGGAAAGGCAGGTGAATACACGGTGTCAAAGAGGATGCAGATCTCcctatttgtcttttttgccTCGCAGTGCAGGTGAATATATTCGCCTGTGTGATTGTCAGCTCCCTTTTGCACATTTatctacatgtttttttgcttttttgcgTACTggcctgtgtgtattttttaggGTGTTTGTATGTATACCCACATCGAACTAAATGCTGCAACTAAAAGGAGCTTCTTGAGCATCCAAAGCAATTAAAGAGAGTGAATAGGGGGTTAAAGTAGTCCCAAAAGTTCTCCACATAGCGCTGGGAGCTATAGAAGATGCAGTTAATGAGACGGCGGTGTACAACAATGTGAGATTAGAGGCTGGCTGCTTGTATCTGCATTCAAATAGAGACTGAACATTAGATAAAATCCTCCACCTACTGAGCCAAAACCTGACTGTAGCAAGCTGACAGCGACACAAGCATCTGCACACTTTATATTATCTGGAGTCATGCTTCCCTCGATAGTCGCCGTGCTGCTGGAAAGGATTGGAACTGTGAAGAAGAGC encodes the following:
- the slc8a4a gene encoding solute carrier family 8 member 4a → MFLHKRILNLTPSFTPCMFISMLVLLPGVTHFSQGSASHEDAGGTPGNCSSKNNCSDGVVLPMWNPQNPAVGDKVARAIVYFAALIYMFLGMSIIADRFMSSIEVITSQEKEITIKKPNGETTTTTVRIWNETVSNLTLMALGSSAPEILLSVIEVVGHNFEAGSLGPSTIVGSAAFNMFIIIAICVYVVPENEVRKIKHLRVFFVTAAWSMFAYVWLYLILSVFSPGEVEVWEAVLTFFFFPLCVLQAWIADRRLLFYKYVHKRYRADKTRGIIIESEGDAMFTKMDLEMDGQGVNSHTHPKEALDGMLEGVEEGGGMSAEQDQEEEARRDMARTLKDLKQRHPEKDMEQLIEMANYQVLVQQQKSRAFYRIQATRMMIGAGNILKKHAADQARKVVSCHEASGQEEDPNTIYLQFEPSYYQCFENCGSLKLSVTRHGGESGCTVKVDYRTEDATANAGSDYEFAEGTLVFKPGETTKEFTVGVIDDDIFEEDEHFYVRLSNPRIVHRAEVSVLEPSSITSSNSTVGISSHVPPKAALGNAHTATVTIYDDDHAGIFTFENNSMRVSESVGNMQVKVHRTSGARGKVAVPYHTVEGTAKAGEDYEEVSGKLEFQNDETMKLLNVKIIDDEEYEKNKIFTIVLEEPILLEVGQRHGDTNDNKTAVGPEDVSKMGCPCLGEHTKLEVVIEESYEFKSTVDKLIKKTNLALVVGSSSWREQFVSAVTVSAGDDDEEESGEERLPSCFDYIMHFLTVFWKVLFAFVPPTEYWNGWACFFVSISLIGVLTAVTGDLASHFGCTIGLKDSVTAVVFVALGTSVPDTFASKVAAIQDQYADASIGNVTGSNAVNVFLGIGVAWTIAAVYWHTKGVPFKVNPGSLAFSVTLFTIMALVCVLVLLYRRRPTVSGGELGGPRTPKLLTLFMFLSLWFIYILLSSLEAYCHVPGF